In Streptomyces sp. P3, one DNA window encodes the following:
- a CDS encoding SCO0930 family lipoprotein, producing the protein MKTTWRSASLAAGTVAVLALTTACGSESGTSASSQNVGATAPAGGIGGVGSGYGQVGASASPAPGGVGSGTGAQGGNAGELAVAANPELGKILTDGTGKTLYRFDADTAEPPKSNCDGDCATAWPPVSADDASAGDGIDKSLLGEITRSDGSKQLTVGGWPAYYYAKDANPGDTTGQGVGNKWFALTPEGKKAKGGGAGAGGGGGDAALAGLSVRKDPNLGDIVVDKNGMTVYRFLKDKAWPKPVSNCNGACLEKWPAVAPVEPNDTKGVQKKGLMSFTRGDGVKQQTVNCSPIYTFSGDKSPGDINGQGVGGTWYAVAPDGKLVGAPGQ; encoded by the coding sequence ATGAAGACCACCTGGCGGAGCGCCTCACTCGCGGCTGGCACCGTGGCCGTACTGGCGCTGACGACGGCGTGCGGATCGGAAAGCGGCACGTCAGCGTCGAGCCAGAACGTCGGGGCCACGGCCCCGGCCGGTGGCATCGGGGGCGTCGGCAGCGGTTACGGGCAGGTCGGCGCCAGCGCGAGCCCGGCGCCCGGCGGTGTCGGTTCGGGCACCGGAGCGCAGGGCGGAAACGCGGGCGAACTGGCCGTCGCCGCGAACCCGGAACTGGGCAAGATCCTCACGGACGGCACCGGCAAGACCCTCTACCGCTTCGACGCGGACACCGCGGAGCCCCCGAAGTCGAACTGCGACGGCGACTGCGCGACCGCCTGGCCGCCGGTGTCCGCCGACGACGCGAGCGCCGGCGACGGCATCGACAAGTCGCTGCTCGGCGAGATCACCCGGTCCGACGGCAGCAAGCAGCTCACCGTGGGCGGCTGGCCCGCCTACTACTACGCCAAGGACGCCAACCCCGGCGACACCACCGGTCAGGGCGTGGGCAACAAGTGGTTCGCGCTGACCCCCGAGGGCAAGAAGGCCAAGGGCGGCGGCGCCGGTGCCGGGGGCGGTGGCGGCGACGCGGCCCTGGCCGGGCTGTCCGTCCGCAAGGACCCCAACCTCGGCGACATCGTCGTCGACAAGAACGGCATGACCGTCTACCGGTTCCTCAAGGACAAGGCGTGGCCCAAGCCGGTGTCGAACTGCAACGGCGCGTGCCTGGAGAAGTGGCCGGCGGTGGCGCCGGTCGAACCGAACGACACCAAGGGCGTCCAGAAGAAGGGCCTGATGAGCTTCACCCGGGGTGACGGCGTCAAGCAGCAGACGGTCAACTGCTCGCCGATCTACACCTTCTCCGGTGACAAGTCCCCCGGCGACATCAACGGTCAGGGCGTGGGCGGCACGTGGTACGCCGTCGCGCCCGACGGAAAGCTGGTCGGAGCGCCGGGGCAGTAG